The window ACAAAAAGCGTCTTCACTCATCAATTGGTTATTTATCGCCAGTTGAATTTGAAGATAGGTTGGGAAATGAGTTATATATTGAAAATGTGTCTTAATTTAGTGTCCACTTTTAGGGGTGCACTCCCAAACTTTCCAGATAATCTCTTATTTATTTATCTTCAAAGAATAGACAATTACTTTTTGAATTCCTTCTTCATCTTCTCTCAGAGAATAAACATTATTCTCTCTATCTATTGATAAAATTTTATCTGCAAATCTTATGCCTTCTTCAACTAAATCTCCTTCAGGGGAAAATATATCTAAAAAATAACCTTTATTCTCTGAGTGCCCTTCCTGGGTATACCACTCGTTAATCTGTGAGATTAAAAAATCTTCTTTAGTAAAATGCAACCCTACTATTCCTAAGCTTTTAAAATCTTTATTGTATCTTTTATTTTTATCTTTATAAGAAGCTTTGAAGAACTCATATAGGTCTTGAGGGTTAAAATCTTTAATCTTTTTTTCAATGGTTCTTATCACTTTCCCACCGGTATCTAATAAATATATTTTGTAAGGATTCTCAGGACGTTCATAGGTAAATGCAATTCTTTTTTTATGCTGGCTCAGATTTGCTTTTCCGATAAGATATTGAAAAGCCCATATATGCTCCAGAATATTTCCAAGTGATTTCATTCTTGGTGCATAGGGATGAAATTCATCAAAAAAAGATTGAATTAATTTTCCTTCTTTTGAGAATTTAATAAAATATTTATCTCCAATGATTCTTGGAACTTGGAGACCTATCAATGTTTCATGTGAATTAATATAAATATACATAGGTCGAGACGAAGGAAATTTTATTGTGTTTATAAAGTTTAAATTATTGTCATATATGTTTAATCTATTATTCAAGCTCTCACTAACATAAACATTCCTATTTTCATCAATTGTTAGGGATAAGGGGTTCATCATCTCCCCAGGGCCCTGTCCTTTTCTTCCTGCTTCTTTTAAAAATTTTCTTTCCTTTGAGAATTTCTTTATACAATTATTTCCATAATCTAAGATAAAAATATTTCCCTTTCTATCTGCTTTTACATCCTGTATTTTAAAAAATATCTCTTCTTTCTTTTCCTCTGATCCTAACTCATATTTTTTTATAAATTTAATTTTTTCCGCTTTTATATGAAGATTGTTAAAAAAAAGAATGAAATTTACTACTATAAAAAGCACACCCGCTCTTTTTTTCATTTTTTTATATGAAAATATTTTAAATAAATTTTTTATTAAATGCTAACCCTTTCTTTTAATATTAATGTTGATATTTTTCTTCAATTTAAATAACCACCGTATAAATACGGTGGACTTCTACTGATTTCTGACGTAGTTTTCTAG of the Acidobacteriota bacterium genome contains:
- a CDS encoding 6-bladed beta-propeller encodes the protein MKKRAGVLFIVVNFILFFNNLHIKAEKIKFIKKYELGSEEKKEEIFFKIQDVKADRKGNIFILDYGNNCIKKFSKERKFLKEAGRKGQGPGEMMNPLSLTIDENRNVYVSESLNNRLNIYDNNLNFINTIKFPSSRPMYIYINSHETLIGLQVPRIIGDKYFIKFSKEGKLIQSFFDEFHPYAPRMKSLGNILEHIWAFQYLIGKANLSQHKKRIAFTYERPENPYKIYLLDTGGKVIRTIEKKIKDFNPQDLYEFFKASYKDKNKRYNKDFKSLGIVGLHFTKEDFLISQINEWYTQEGHSENKGYFLDIFSPEGDLVEEGIRFADKILSIDRENNVYSLREDEEGIQKVIVYSLKINK